The Oryctolagus cuniculus chromosome 5, mOryCun1.1, whole genome shotgun sequence genome includes a region encoding these proteins:
- the LOC127487085 gene encoding putative KHDC1-like protein isoform X2 has product MSGTGQSAPIVTPWWTVPANFEDPVNLLVEDEEVEQIFGQDDKYLRCIEEHSNTLIQLDRYYVACSYTRIIITGPVRAQRWLMYMMSCLRIDHPDLQAEGLQMLQHVRSEPLTKEDIRKIEAEHQTSPEGREHEWDHFP; this is encoded by the exons ATGTCGGGCACGGGACAGAGCGCTCCCATCGTGACGCCGTGGTGGACGGTACCTGCGAACTTTGAGGACCCAGTGAACCTTCTCGTTGAAGATGAAGAAGTGGAGCAAATATTCG GCCAAGATGACAAGTACCTCCGGTGCATCGAGGAGCACAGTAACACCCTCATTCAACTGGACAGATACTATGTGGCCTGCAGCTACACTCGCATCATCATCACCGGACCTGTTAGGGCACAACGATGGCTGATGTACATGATGAGTTGCCTCAGGATCGACCATCCTGACCTTCAGGCCGAAG GCCTTCAGATGCTGCAGCATGTGCGCAGTGAACCGCTGACCAAGGAGGACATTCGTAAGATCGAGGCGGAGCACCAGACCTCTCCCGAAGGCCGTGAGCACGAGTGGGACCACTTCCCTTGA